In Halobaculum sp. XH14, a single genomic region encodes these proteins:
- a CDS encoding DUF5822 domain-containing protein has translation MPQRVETTNPDGIDYAWVMQTTFVVTIVVGAPVVTGLSTFATLPTWGARAEFAVRVGAVIWFLTALSVYFYARWTR, from the coding sequence GTGCCACAGCGCGTCGAGACGACGAACCCCGACGGGATCGACTACGCCTGGGTCATGCAGACGACGTTCGTCGTGACCATCGTCGTCGGCGCGCCCGTCGTGACCGGGCTCTCGACGTTCGCGACCCTCCCGACGTGGGGAGCACGCGCGGAGTTCGCCGTCCGCGTCGGTGCCGTAATCTGGTTCCTCACGGCGCTCTCGGTGTACTTTTACGCCCGGTGGACCCGGTAA
- the panB gene encoding 3-methyl-2-oxobutanoate hydroxymethyltransferase — MTTTRTVREMAGEEPITMLTAYDAPTAEVIEEAGVDVILVGDSMGNAVLGYDSTLPVTVDEVASRTGAVARATDDALVVADMPFLSFGVDDAESIENAGRMLKEADADAVKLESGPHTVELTRRLTDLGIPVMAHLGLTPQHVNQLGGYTRQGTERDAAEEIVELARDHEEAGAFSLVLEHVPSNLARQVTEALSIPTIGIGAGPDTDGQVLVVTDVLGLDDWSPPFSKQFGDVRGEMQRAVSEYRRAVESGEFPAEEHSHVEHDVDDVY; from the coding sequence ATGACCACGACGCGGACGGTCAGGGAGATGGCCGGCGAGGAGCCGATCACGATGCTCACGGCCTACGACGCGCCGACCGCCGAGGTGATAGAGGAAGCCGGCGTCGACGTGATCCTCGTCGGCGACAGCATGGGGAACGCCGTGCTCGGCTACGATTCGACCCTCCCCGTCACCGTCGATGAGGTTGCGAGTCGGACCGGCGCAGTCGCTCGCGCGACCGACGACGCGCTCGTCGTCGCCGACATGCCGTTCCTCTCGTTCGGCGTCGACGACGCCGAGAGCATCGAGAACGCCGGTCGGATGCTCAAGGAGGCGGATGCGGACGCTGTCAAGCTAGAGAGCGGGCCCCACACGGTCGAGTTGACGCGGCGGCTCACGGACCTCGGGATTCCCGTGATGGCACACCTCGGGTTGACTCCACAGCACGTCAATCAGCTCGGCGGATACACTCGGCAGGGGACCGAGCGCGACGCCGCCGAGGAGATCGTCGAGCTCGCACGTGACCACGAGGAAGCCGGCGCGTTCTCGCTCGTGCTCGAGCACGTCCCGTCGAACCTGGCCCGTCAGGTGACCGAGGCGCTCTCGATTCCCACGATCGGCATCGGTGCCGGACCGGACACCGACGGACAGGTGCTCGTCGTCACCGACGTGCTGGGTCTGGACGACTGGTCGCCGCCGTTTTCGAAGCAGTTCGGCGACGTGCGCGGGGAGATGCAGCGGGCCGTTTCCGAGTACAGACGAGCGGTCGAATCGGGAGAGTTTCCGGCCGAGGAGCACAGTCACGTCGAGCACGACGTCGACGACGTGTACTGA
- a CDS encoding alpha/beta fold hydrolase: MNRVTHHGRGTAYRVSDRGGDGPGLLFVHGSGGSADVWKSQPRLADDYPVVALELSGHGESDDVGATGGPDALEAYADDIVAIADETGASVLVGNSLGGAVAMWAALERDLNLDGLVLAGTGAKLAVLEDLLAWLADDFDRAIEFLHAEDRFFHDVDARHLDLSRRAMRETGRPVVERDFRTCHTFDVRERLDEIDVPTLALVGEHDHLTPLSYHEYLAERIPNGELAVLKDAAHLAMLERPEAFNDSLADWLDDV; this comes from the coding sequence ATGAACCGAGTCACGCACCACGGTCGCGGGACGGCGTATCGGGTCTCGGACCGCGGGGGCGACGGGCCCGGGTTGCTGTTCGTTCACGGGAGCGGCGGTTCCGCCGACGTCTGGAAGTCCCAGCCGAGGCTCGCCGACGACTACCCCGTCGTGGCCCTGGAGCTCAGCGGCCACGGGGAGAGCGACGACGTGGGCGCGACCGGGGGGCCGGACGCGCTGGAGGCGTACGCCGACGACATCGTCGCGATCGCGGACGAGACCGGCGCGAGCGTTCTCGTCGGCAACTCGCTGGGCGGCGCGGTGGCGATGTGGGCGGCGCTCGAACGCGACCTCAACCTCGACGGACTGGTGCTCGCGGGGACCGGTGCCAAACTCGCCGTCCTCGAGGACCTGCTCGCGTGGCTCGCGGACGATTTCGACCGGGCGATCGAGTTCCTTCACGCGGAGGACCGGTTCTTCCACGACGTCGACGCGCGCCACCTCGACCTCTCGCGGCGGGCGATGCGCGAGACCGGACGCCCCGTCGTCGAACGCGACTTCCGGACCTGCCACACGTTCGACGTCCGCGAACGGCTCGATGAGATCGACGTCCCCACGCTGGCGCTCGTTGGCGAACACGACCACCTGACGCCGCTGTCGTACCACGAGTATCTCGCCGAACGGATCCCGAACGGGGAGCTCGCCGTCCTCAAGGACGCCGCGCACCTCGCCATGCTCGAACGACCGGAGGCGTTCAACGACTCGCTGGCCGACTGGCTCGACGACGTCTGA
- a CDS encoding DUF7127 family protein, with protein MNQPQYSGRAERFVRRYDYDDRTVLAADTGAADDALSVDILEETAIVVVDRDGDEEEFELDLPGSAATVDTQNGVLTITIPQ; from the coding sequence ATGAACCAGCCACAATACTCCGGCCGCGCCGAGCGGTTCGTTCGTCGGTACGACTACGACGATCGGACCGTCCTCGCGGCCGACACCGGCGCTGCCGACGACGCCCTCTCGGTCGACATCCTCGAGGAGACGGCGATCGTCGTCGTCGACCGTGACGGCGACGAGGAGGAGTTCGAACTCGACCTCCCCGGATCGGCCGCAACAGTTGACACCCAGAACGGCGTACTCACCATCACGATCCCCCAATGA